Proteins from a genomic interval of Capsicum annuum cultivar UCD-10X-F1 chromosome 4, UCD10Xv1.1, whole genome shotgun sequence:
- the LOC107869022 gene encoding high mobility group B protein 6 isoform X1: MLVDPNEHPSFYKLLFKEDFVDKILMPPAFIKENKSMLAKTCLLKTDEGIFWEAKIVREKCGYFICEGDWSQFVEYHKLKQGNMLLFFLIDKSTFQVLPYKQIHFRKRPGRQVFEELSSSSQEEEEEEEQEEEEVEEEEEEEEEEREEGEGEGEGEGEEEEEEEKEKEEREEEDISAPKISNRFDRHSIDSSDRYARVEEEEQEDITPPRKSKKCKRHSIHLSDYYARLCNDSSSGSKDGESPSYPLSGGNSNANADTELHKMKAPGLKLLLKACQEKYKRPADSIFGSRLGRRRRLRRNRDPDKPKQPTTAFFVFMEEFRKQFGPGRFDVCAVGKAGGDKWNQLSEAEKAPYIEEAKKRKVEYTENMRAYYERKASEAAPKEEESDKSRSVVVEEDEGGRQLNKFPWMRKHVISSACAVEEKEAENGSEGNGSKKISSSMTFNNKDPNFKMVVKKVSDTGQPLKTYLRRKYR, translated from the exons atgcTAGTGGATCCCAACGAGCATCCATCATTTTACAAGCTCTTATTTAAAGAAGATTTTGTGGATAAAATA CTAATGCCGCCGGCCTTCATCAAAGAAAACAAGAGTATGTTGGCTAAGACCTGCTTATTGAAAACGGATGAAGGGATTTTCTGGGAAGCAAAGATAGTGAGGGAGAAGTGTGGTTACTTCATATGTGAAGGAGACTGGTCACAGTTTGTGGAGTATCACAAACTGAAACAGGGGAACATGTTGCTCTTCTTTCTCATTGATAAATCAACGTTCCAAGTTTTGCCCTATAAACAGATACATTTTAGAAAGCGTCCTGGGAGGCAAGTATTTGAGGAACTCAGCAGTAGCTCacaagaggaggaggaggaggaagagcaAGAGGAGGAGGAAGttgaagaggaagaggaagaggaagaggaggagcgAGAGGAAGGGGAAGGGGAAGGGGAAGGGGAAggagaagaggaagaggaagaggaaaaggaaaaggaagagcGAGAGGAAGAGGACATCTCAGctccaaaaatatcaaatagatttgaCAGACACTCAATAGATTCATCCGATCGTTATGCACGAGTGGAAGAGGAAGAGCAAGAGGACATCACACctccaagaaaatcaaagaaatgTAAAAGACACTCGATACATTTATCTGATTATTATGCGCGACTATGCAATGACTCATCCAGTGGATCCAAGGATGGGGAAAGTCCATCGTACCCACTTTCAG GAGGTAATTCCAATGCCAATGCTGATACCGAGCTCCACAAGATGAAAGCTCCGGGACTAAAACTGTTATTAAAGGCTTGTCAGGAGAAATATAAGAGGCCTGCAGATTCTATTTTTGGATCGAGGCTAGGACGGAGGAGAAGATTGAGGCGTAACAGGGATCCTGACAAACCTAAGCAACCAACAACTGCTTTCTTTGTTTTCATGGAGGAGTTCAGGAAGCAGTTCGGTCCAGGCAGGTTTGATGTCTGCGCTGTTGGTAAAGCTGGTGGAGACAAGTGGAATCAGTTGTCAGAAGCTGAGAAAGCTCCCTACATAGAAGAGGCAAAGAAAAGGAAGGTTGAATATACAGAAAACATGAGGGCTTATTACGAGCGAAAGGCTAGTGAAGCAGCTCCCAAAGAAGAGGAATCTGACAAGTCGAGGTCCGTGGTTGTTGAGGAAGATGAGGGTGGTAGGCAACTGAACAAGTTTCCATGGATGAGGAAGCATGTAATATCTTCTGCGT GTGCAGTAGAAGAGAAGGAAGCTGAGAATGGAAGTGAAGGAAATGGTTCAAAGAAGATCAGCTCAAGTATGACCTTCAACAATAAAGATCCAAACTTCAAAATGGTTGTGAAAAAAGTCAGTGATACAGGCCAACCTCTCAAGACTTACCTTAGAAGAAAATATCGATGA
- the LOC107869022 gene encoding ribosome quality control complex subunit 2 isoform X2: MLVDPNEHPSFYKLLFKEDFVDKILMPPAFIKENKSMLAKTCLLKTDEGIFWEAKIVREKCGYFICEGDWSQFVEYHKLKQGNMLLFFLIDKSTFQVLPYKQIHFRKRPGRQVFEELSSSSQEEEEEEEQEEEEVEEEEEEEEEEREEGEGEGEGEGEEEEEEEKEKEEREEEDISAPKISNRFDRHSIDSSDRYARVEEEEQEDITPPRKSKKCKRHSIHLSDYYARLCNDSSSGSKDGESPSYPLSGGNSNANADTELHKMKAPGLKLLLKACQEKYKRPADSIFGSRLGRRRRLRRNRDPDKPKQPTTAFFVFMEEFRKQFGPGRFDVCAVGKAGGDKWNQLSEAEKAPYIEEAKKRKVEYTENMRAYYERKASEAAPKEEESDKSRSVVVEEDEGGRQLNKFPWMRKHVISSAYRCSRREGS; encoded by the exons atgcTAGTGGATCCCAACGAGCATCCATCATTTTACAAGCTCTTATTTAAAGAAGATTTTGTGGATAAAATA CTAATGCCGCCGGCCTTCATCAAAGAAAACAAGAGTATGTTGGCTAAGACCTGCTTATTGAAAACGGATGAAGGGATTTTCTGGGAAGCAAAGATAGTGAGGGAGAAGTGTGGTTACTTCATATGTGAAGGAGACTGGTCACAGTTTGTGGAGTATCACAAACTGAAACAGGGGAACATGTTGCTCTTCTTTCTCATTGATAAATCAACGTTCCAAGTTTTGCCCTATAAACAGATACATTTTAGAAAGCGTCCTGGGAGGCAAGTATTTGAGGAACTCAGCAGTAGCTCacaagaggaggaggaggaggaagagcaAGAGGAGGAGGAAGttgaagaggaagaggaagaggaagaggaggagcgAGAGGAAGGGGAAGGGGAAGGGGAAGGGGAAggagaagaggaagaggaagaggaaaaggaaaaggaagagcGAGAGGAAGAGGACATCTCAGctccaaaaatatcaaatagatttgaCAGACACTCAATAGATTCATCCGATCGTTATGCACGAGTGGAAGAGGAAGAGCAAGAGGACATCACACctccaagaaaatcaaagaaatgTAAAAGACACTCGATACATTTATCTGATTATTATGCGCGACTATGCAATGACTCATCCAGTGGATCCAAGGATGGGGAAAGTCCATCGTACCCACTTTCAG GAGGTAATTCCAATGCCAATGCTGATACCGAGCTCCACAAGATGAAAGCTCCGGGACTAAAACTGTTATTAAAGGCTTGTCAGGAGAAATATAAGAGGCCTGCAGATTCTATTTTTGGATCGAGGCTAGGACGGAGGAGAAGATTGAGGCGTAACAGGGATCCTGACAAACCTAAGCAACCAACAACTGCTTTCTTTGTTTTCATGGAGGAGTTCAGGAAGCAGTTCGGTCCAGGCAGGTTTGATGTCTGCGCTGTTGGTAAAGCTGGTGGAGACAAGTGGAATCAGTTGTCAGAAGCTGAGAAAGCTCCCTACATAGAAGAGGCAAAGAAAAGGAAGGTTGAATATACAGAAAACATGAGGGCTTATTACGAGCGAAAGGCTAGTGAAGCAGCTCCCAAAGAAGAGGAATCTGACAAGTCGAGGTCCGTGGTTGTTGAGGAAGATGAGGGTGGTAGGCAACTGAACAAGTTTCCATGGATGAGGAAGCATGTAATATCTTCTGCGT ACAGGTGCAGTAGAAGAGAAGGAAGCTGA